A portion of the Thermosediminibacter oceani DSM 16646 genome contains these proteins:
- a CDS encoding ABC transporter permease — protein sequence MRFIDSWRSFWVRFIFGAQMAWHGVAVNPLRSGLTVLGVAIGVASVISLMGIGEGARLAVVRQFKSLGSNVIVIKAHDVKAEFQPEEARELLERVSGLEYASPVARTNAVMKWRRARGQVDILGVSSDFPQLRDHKLVSGRFFTPWHVEQRSSVAVLGYNIGAGLLGGRSPVGQTFTLNGQTFRIVGVLEKKGEGHGEGIDDKLIIPYTTALKIAGKSTVDEIWVKAESAKAADLAIAQMGRIYRRKLGLDNKAPVSAGGGEKQGETPGQGSEMGKPVEPQPAPGPETPGEDSRPGLELGKDIITITNLNTLVKEADKANRVMTLLLGGIAAVSLLVGGLGIMNIMLVAVTERTGEIGVRRALGAKRSDLLTQFLLEALYLSGMGAAAGTFAGLWGVGLFNRYGLTAVVSLEAVKVAVMVALGCGLLFGVYPAWTAASVPPVEALRR from the coding sequence GTGAGATTTATTGATTCGTGGCGGTCTTTCTGGGTGCGGTTCATTTTCGGTGCCCAGATGGCATGGCACGGGGTTGCGGTCAACCCCCTCCGCTCCGGCCTCACTGTACTGGGGGTGGCCATAGGCGTCGCGTCGGTTATAAGCCTCATGGGTATAGGTGAAGGGGCGCGCCTGGCCGTAGTGCGGCAGTTTAAGAGCCTGGGTTCCAACGTAATCGTGATTAAGGCCCACGACGTGAAAGCCGAGTTTCAGCCCGAGGAGGCCCGGGAGTTGCTGGAGAGGGTTTCCGGGCTCGAGTACGCATCCCCGGTGGCCCGGACCAACGCCGTCATGAAGTGGCGCAGGGCCAGGGGACAGGTGGATATACTGGGTGTGAGCAGCGATTTCCCGCAGCTTCGCGACCATAAACTCGTATCCGGCAGGTTCTTTACCCCATGGCATGTGGAACAGCGGTCATCCGTAGCCGTCCTCGGTTACAACATAGGTGCGGGCCTGTTGGGGGGCAGAAGTCCCGTGGGGCAGACGTTTACGCTGAACGGGCAGACCTTCAGAATCGTGGGCGTGCTGGAGAAAAAAGGCGAAGGTCATGGGGAAGGCATCGACGATAAACTAATAATACCGTACACCACGGCCTTGAAGATCGCGGGGAAAAGTACGGTCGATGAAATTTGGGTCAAAGCCGAATCGGCTAAGGCGGCGGACCTTGCAATAGCCCAGATGGGGCGAATTTACAGGAGAAAGCTGGGACTTGACAACAAAGCTCCTGTTTCCGCCGGCGGGGGCGAGAAACAGGGAGAAACGCCCGGCCAAGGGTCCGAAATGGGAAAACCTGTCGAACCCCAGCCCGCGCCGGGTCCCGAAACTCCCGGGGAAGACAGCCGGCCGGGCCTGGAACTGGGCAAAGACATAATTACAATTACAAATCTCAATACGCTGGTAAAAGAGGCCGACAAGGCCAACAGGGTCATGACGCTGCTTTTGGGGGGAATAGCGGCTGTATCCCTCCTGGTCGGGGGCCTCGGTATAATGAACATAATGCTGGTGGCGGTAACCGAGAGGACCGGCGAAATAGGCGTGAGGAGGGCGCTTGGGGCGAAGCGCTCCGACCTCCTGACGCAGTTCCTGCTGGAAGCCCTTTACCTGAGCGGTATGGGGGCGGCGGCGGGCACCTTTGCCGGACTCTGGGGTGTGGGTTTATTCAACCGGTACGGGCTCACAGCCGTCGTCAGCCTGGAAGCGGTAAAAGTTGCGGTGATGGTGGCCCTGGGCTGCGGCCTGCTCTTCGGCGTATATCCGGCGTGGACGGCCGCTTCGGTGCCGCCGGTGGAAGCCCTGAGAAGATAA